The Drosophila biarmipes strain raj3 chromosome 2L, RU_DBia_V1.1, whole genome shotgun sequence genome has a window encoding:
- the LOC108033237 gene encoding uncharacterized protein LOC108033237 produces the protein MFCLSGALVSLLAHLYPRKPKGCITKQQTERKARKAARKNKTSITGYRKRIKFNLANEIA, from the exons ATGTTTTGTTTGTCTGGTGCTTTGGTTTCCCTGTTGGCGCATTTGTACCCCAGGAAGCCAAAAGGATGT ATAACCAAACAGCAAACGGAAAGGAAAGCAAGAAAAGCAGCCAGGAAAAACAAGACATCGATAACTGGGTACAGGAAAAGAATTAAGTTCAACCTAGCCAACGAAATAGCTTGA